A stretch of Caenorhabditis elegans chromosome IV DNA encodes these proteins:
- the nssp-48 gene encoding Neuropeptide-Like Protein (Confirmed by transcript evidence): MSAHKTLLFLFTVLLLVSIIDAQRFIDVMMVRNEELNGLRGNRRFASTNGNSPMKRNSLLDNLYNIGYFQY; the protein is encoded by the exons atgtcaGCTCACAAAACCCTTCTCTTCCTGTTCACTGTTCTTCTTCTGGTTTCTATCATTGATGCACAGAGAtttatt GATGTAATGATGGTCCGTAACGAAGAGCTCAATGGATTACGAGGAAACCGCAGGTTTGCATCAACAAATGGAAATTCTCCGATGAAGAGGAATTCGTTGCTCGATAATCTCTACAACATTGGATATTTCCAGTATTGA
- the F13E9.11 gene encoding uncharacterized protein (Confirmed by transcript evidence) has protein sequence MAVLPGRCVRAFLDSFALIISLALVVLQFGLIDWYYLNVTGENVWAAWIGPDFVVLLILGVLGVLAIKYNTVQMEECCSIDSRVKYACFAWGAYSLILISKIATCFRMFYEDIPPTPLDNNDKLFDDFLFKAGLSLSVLIFLFIFESHHYTPLVSVRQVYISYLVAAICLDLIDNIYFLDLLWQASKDKWNLELWLELTILIVACINFFMPTFALAKLRYAKVPRFLLVSEKLWAFLYVLIVNGPFLGLRIYLYIVLEVQQHGKKFDPSLFAVKNIAMIYIALRELWTRLQYWRMKRRAALSRNELSAAIHNHEEEEHE, from the exons ATGGCAGTTCTTCCTGGCCGCTGTGTGCGAGCCTTTCTTGATTCATTTGCATTAATAATTAGTCTTGCTTTAGTAGTTCTACAGTTTGGATTGATAGATTGGTACTATTTGAATGTCACTGGAGAAAATGTGTGGGCCGCTTGGATTGGACCAGACTTTGTGGTTCTACTGATACTAGGAGTACTTGGAGTATTGGCTATCAAATACAATACAGTTCAAATGGAGGAGTGCTGTTCAATTG acaGTCGGGTTAAATACGCTTGCTTCGCCTGGGGAGCGTACTCCCTTATTCTgatctcaaaaattgccacGTGCTTCCGCATGTTCTACGAGGACATTCCTCCAACGCCGCTTGACAACAATGACAAACTTTTCGACGACTTCCTGTTCAAAGCTGGGCTTTCTCTGTCCGTTTTGATTTTCTTGTTCATCTTCGAGTCACATCACTATACCCCATTGGTTTCTGTTCGTCAAGTGTACATCTCATATCTTGTTGCTGCCATTTGCCTCGATCTTATCGATAATATCTACTTCCTAGACTTGCTTTGGCAAGCATCG aaggacAAATGGAATCTAGAACTATGGCTCGAACTGACAATCCTGATTGTTGCCTGTATCAACTTCTTCATGCCAACCTTCGCTCTCGCCAAACTTCGTTACGCTAAAGTTCCACGATTCCTGCTCGTAAGTGAGAAGCTCTGGGCATTCCTCTACGTTCTCATTGTCAATGGGCCTTTCCTCGGACTCCGTATCTACCTGTACATTGTGCTTGAAGTTCAACAACACGGAAAGAAGTTTGATCCATCACTGTTTGCGGTCAAGAATATTGCTATGATCTACATCGCTCTTCGTGAACTTTGGACACGTCTTCAATACTGGAGAATGAAACGACGTGCAGCTTTGAGTAGAAATGAGCTTTCAGCAGCTATTCACAATcatgaagaagaagagcatgaataa
- the sdz-13 gene encoding SKN-1 Dependent Zygotic transcript (Product from WormBase gene class sdz;~Confirmed by transcript evidence): MKVFRSIRQIYDRTRYFGHSSTSGSSDDLYRKPEIGNQKCVKFEVKTKVGKKYEVRTLEILQKLNKSGKQEWILYVIKYSDYTSYDCFSLSDSFITQMFDSETSNLKCTLVFVEDVLNFKMASLSDKWRLIEFIRANIASNAYVCSGFLENSPLLTSNQKVNILFHHTSLVIINKSSQQIITHKSLFDMELIVFKEEKTSFVCKTSKESEFWSIRAVNMEKLADLIYEAIEIRGLSVALNHVRKESEYVQIPSFDSFYTDF; the protein is encoded by the exons ATGAAAGTCTTTCGTTCAATCCGTCAAATATATGATCGTACTAGATATTTTGGACATTCTAGCACCAGTGGGTCTTCTGAC GATCTTTATAGAAAACCAGAAATTGGCAatcaaaaatgtgtcaaatttgaagttaaaacaaaagttggaaaaaag TACGAAGTCCGAACCCTGGAGATTCTCCAGAAGCTCAACAAGTCTGGAAAACAAGAATGGATTCTTTATGTCATCAAATATTCAGATTATACTTCGTATGACTGCTTTTCCCTGTCAGACAGCTTCATTACCCAGATGTTTG attccgaGACATCTAACTTGAAATGTACTCTTGTGTTTGTCGAAGATGtgctgaattttaaaatggcTAGTTTGTCTGATAAATGGAGACTCATTGAGTTCATCCGAGCCAATATCGCTAGTAACG cttatgTGTGTTcgggatttttggaaaactctCCATTATTAActtcaaatcaaaaagttaaCATTTTATTCCATCATACATCACTCGTCATCATTAACAAGTCTTCTCAACAAATTATCACACATAAATCCCTATTTGACATGGAACTTATTGTCTTCAAAGAGGAAAAAACTTCATTTGTCTGTAAGACTTCCAAGGAATCTGAATTCTGGTCGATTCGAGCTGTCAACATGGAGAAGCTGGCGGACTTAATCTACGAGGCAATCGAGATTCGGGGACTTTCTGTCGCTTTGAATCATGTTAGAAAAGAGTCAGAATACGTGCAAATCCCCTCATTCGACTCATTCTATACGGACTTTTGA
- the F13E9.11 gene encoding uncharacterized protein (Confirmed by transcript evidence) produces MEIPENTRLESGRDPRHITEESIEENGDERIAHFEYYEGAEEFPIKVPPEQTAALISQSKTTNSAMAVLPGRCVRAFLDSFALIISLALVVLQFGLIDWYYLNVTGENVWAAWIGPDFVVLLILGVLGVLAIKYNTVQMEECCSIDSRVKYACFAWGAYSLILISKIATCFRMFYEDIPPTPLDNNDKLFDDFLFKAGLSLSVLIFLFIFESHHYTPLVSVRQVYISYLVAAICLDLIDNIYFLDLLWQASKDKWNLELWLELTILIVACINFFMPTFALAKLRYAKVPRFLLVSEKLWAFLYVLIVNGPFLGLRIYLYIVLEVQQHGKKFDPSLFAVKNIAMIYIALRELWTRLQYWRMKRRAALSRNELSAAIHNHEEEEHE; encoded by the exons ATGGAGATTCCAG AAAATACTCGCTTGGAGTCCGGCAGAGATCCACGACATATTACTGAAGAATCAATTGAAGAAAACGGAGACGAACGAATCGCTCATTTCGAGTACTACGAAGGAGCAGAAGAATTCCCAATTAAAGTACCACCGGAGCAGACTGCTGCTCTAATCTCACAATCGAAGACTACAAATTCAGCAATGGCAGTTCTTCCTGGCCGCTGTGTGCGAGCCTTTCTTGATTCATTTGCATTAATAATTAGTCTTGCTTTAGTAGTTCTACAGTTTGGATTGATAGATTGGTACTATTTGAATGTCACTGGAGAAAATGTGTGGGCCGCTTGGATTGGACCAGACTTTGTGGTTCTACTGATACTAGGAGTACTTGGAGTATTGGCTATCAAATACAATACAGTTCAAATGGAGGAGTGCTGTTCAATTG acaGTCGGGTTAAATACGCTTGCTTCGCCTGGGGAGCGTACTCCCTTATTCTgatctcaaaaattgccacGTGCTTCCGCATGTTCTACGAGGACATTCCTCCAACGCCGCTTGACAACAATGACAAACTTTTCGACGACTTCCTGTTCAAAGCTGGGCTTTCTCTGTCCGTTTTGATTTTCTTGTTCATCTTCGAGTCACATCACTATACCCCATTGGTTTCTGTTCGTCAAGTGTACATCTCATATCTTGTTGCTGCCATTTGCCTCGATCTTATCGATAATATCTACTTCCTAGACTTGCTTTGGCAAGCATCG aaggacAAATGGAATCTAGAACTATGGCTCGAACTGACAATCCTGATTGTTGCCTGTATCAACTTCTTCATGCCAACCTTCGCTCTCGCCAAACTTCGTTACGCTAAAGTTCCACGATTCCTGCTCGTAAGTGAGAAGCTCTGGGCATTCCTCTACGTTCTCATTGTCAATGGGCCTTTCCTCGGACTCCGTATCTACCTGTACATTGTGCTTGAAGTTCAACAACACGGAAAGAAGTTTGATCCATCACTGTTTGCGGTCAAGAATATTGCTATGATCTACATCGCTCTTCGTGAACTTTGGACACGTCTTCAATACTGGAGAATGAAACGACGTGCAGCTTTGAGTAGAAATGAGCTTTCAGCAGCTATTCACAATcatgaagaagaagagcatgaataa
- the F13E9.13 gene encoding BtpA/SgcQ family protein (Confirmed by transcript evidence) has translation MVQRVVVSKLLNSSRPLVFGMIHVPALPGTPSNTLPMSAILKKVRKEADVYFKNGVDGVIVENMHDVPYVKPPASPEIVSSMALASDQLVKSRDAHHPAALTGIQILAAANREALAVAYTTGMDFIRAEGFVYSHVADEGWIDGCAGGLLRYRSSLKAENIAIFTDIKKKHSAHSVTSDVSIHEMAKDAKFNCADGVIVTGSATGSAASLEEMIQVMKVQEFPVLIGSGINGKNAREFVKAHGFIVGSDFKIGGEWKNDLDSGRISKFMKHVNTLKR, from the exons atggTGCAACGAGTTGTGGTATCGAAATTACTGAATTCCTCAAGACCACTTGTTTTTGGAATGATTCACGTGCCGGCTTTACCTGG GACCCCTTCTAACACTCTTCCAATGtctgcaattttaaaaaaagtacgAAAAGAAGCTGATGTATACTTCAAAAATGGAGTTGATGGTGTTATAGTTGAAAATATGCATGATGTTCCTTACGTCAAACCTCCGGCGTCTCCTGAAATAGTCAGTTCAATGGCATTGGCTTCAGATCAATTGGTTAAATCAAGAGATGCTCATCATCCGGCTGCTTTGACTGGAATTCAAATTCTAGCAGCAGCAAATCGGGAAGCTCTCGCAGTTGCCTATACAACTGGCATGGATTTTATAAGAGCTGAAGGATTTGTGTATTCTCATGTTGCTGATGAAGGATGGATTGATGGTTGTGCAGGAGGGCTTCTTAGATATAGATCTTctttgaaagctgaaaatattgcaatttttacgGATATTAAGAAGAAACATAGTGCACATTCAGTCACTTCAGATGTATCAATTCATGAAATGGCTAAAGatgcaaaattcaattgtgcCGATGGAGTTATTGTTACTGGTAGTGCAACTGGAAGTGCTGCAAGTTTAGAAGAAATGATTCAAGTGATGAAAGTTCAAGAATTTCCAGTTTTGATTGGAAGTGGaatcaatggaaaaaatgcTCGAGAATTCGTAAAAGCACACGGTTTCATCGTTGGATCGGACTTCAAAATCGGGGGAGAATGGAAAAATGATCTGGATTCTGGAAGgatttcaaagtttatgaAACATGTCAATACATTGAAAAGATAA
- the srlf-11 gene encoding SXP/RAL-2 family protein Ani s 5-like cation-binding domain-containing protein (Partially confirmed by transcript evidence) — MQFHLIFLLILPVLVVSELHDYEDVRRLCPTEYREQFEMIVDDLSVAEEETNRKLIVLSSHFEEQDNFRRILSNNARRLTQIYEEFVAATQRIKKAKYSAQAILANRTHTAQEQYEQAIRLDKRYPLEMSVLLDICSTMGYPTTKAVIASSLKNIPKTNQLAADLEEYTTEAQSTGYFIAQGLHDTPYVSRRSQQDARKTFMRRYPKAMAVHDHIIKVLSGEVKFRSVI; from the exons atgcagtttcatctcatttttcttcttattctgCCTGTCCTAGTAGTCTCGGAACTTCATGATTATGAAGATGTTCGAAGATTGTGTCCAACTGAATATCGGGAGCAGTTTGAGATGATTGTTGATGACTTGTCTGTTGCTGAAGAGGAGACTAATCGAAAGCTTATTGTATTGTCATCGCATTTTGAGGAGCAG GACAATTTCCGAAGAATTCTTTCAAACAATGCTCGTCGTCTAACTCAGATTTACGAGGAATTTGTTGCAGCCACTCAGAGAATCAAAAAAGCCAAATATTCTGCTCAAGCTATTCTTGCAAACCGAACTCATACAGCTCAGGAACAATATGAACAAGCGATTCGTCTTGACAAGAGATATCCATTA GAAATGTCAGTTCTTTTGGATATCTGCTCAACAATGGGATACCCAACGACAAAGGCAGTTATCGCAAGTTCATTGAagaatattccaaaaacaaatcaatTGGCTGCTGACCTTGAAGAATACACGACTGAAGCACAATCAACTGGATATTTCATTGCACAGGGACTTCATGATACTCCATATGTGAGCAGAAGATCCCAACAAGATGCAAGAAAGACATTTATGAGAAGATATCCAAAAGCAATGGCTGTTCATGATCAtataattaaagttttgagTGGGGAAGTGAAGTTCCGAtcagttatttga
- the fipr-15 gene encoding Fungus-induced-related protein 15 (Partially confirmed by transcript evidence) codes for MNFYSLFVFIALIFSFNVVHGHRCHRGGNGGYGGGSGEVVVIGAEKPKDK; via the coding sequence ATGAACTTCTATTCTCTTTTCGTCTTCATCGCTTTGATCTTCTCTTTCAACGTTGTTCATGGTCACAGATGTCATCGTGGAGGAAACGGTGGATATGGAGGTGGAAGTGGAGAAGTTGTTGTTATTGGAGCTGAGAAACCAAAGGACAAGTAA
- the F13E9.5 gene encoding Enhancer of polycomb-like protein (Confirmed by transcript evidence): MADAKEEKRQAKLQDKNFVDYRKQEILHDIKPKTKAFNLKKFDDAFPKPNKKKEANMEFGELMHKYLTMRPDGRFATWHGKPQTKKTRKTKLDPNDGKTGLLQKMTSAAGVNKQAKDLPVTNRKATKNYTRAVKNAINQKADFEEDEVDQKRLSEALKFLPKEEVEAKNRYALNAIVDNKPFWLVGDPVVPEDEEEAYVDAEMLSNYTSNPEGSQYIYNETERKEFFPWGPTPQLWNETKHFQNKMLVIGNTLRSIIESTAERKGIPKERVDKGHKPILKWSQKTKIVDYAMESVPLEKTAIYEGKLQNILKENAKKD; this comes from the exons ATGGCGGAtgcaaaagaagaaaa acgtCAAGCAAAACTACAAGATAAAAACTTTGTGGACTATCGTAAGCAGGAAATCTTGCACGATATCAAACCGAAAACCAAGgcatttaatttgaaaaagttcgaCGATGCGTTCCCAAAACCGAATAAGAAGAAGGAGGCAAATATGGAGTTTGGAGAGTTGATGCACAAGTACCTTACTATGCGTCCAGATGGAAGATTTGCCACGTGGCACGGGAAACCGCAGACtaagaaaacaagaaagacAAAGTTGGATCCGAATGATGGGAAGACTGGATTGTTGCAGAAAATGACGTCAGCTGCTGGAGTTAACAAGCAAGCGAAAGATTTGCCAGTTACAAATCGAAAAGCGACTAAAAACTACACGAGAGCAGTGAAGAATGCAATCAATCAAAAGGCTGATTTTGAAGAAGACG aaGTCGATCAGAAACGGTTGAGCGAAGCATTGAAGTTCTTACCAAAAGAAGAAGTCgaagcgaaaaatcgatacgcaCTGAATGCCATCGTCGACAACAAACCTTTCTGGCTTGTCGGAGATCC AGTGGTTCCAGAAGATGAAGAGGAAGCATATGTTGATGCAGAAATGTTGTCAAAC tacaCCTCAAATCCCGAAGGTTCCCAATATATCTACAATGAGACCGAACGCAAAGAATTCTTCCCTTGGGGGCCAACTCCTCAACTCTGGAACGAGACaaagcattttcagaataa aatgctcGTTATTGGAAACACGTTGAGATCGATTATTGAATCGACGGCTGAGAGAAAAGGAATTCCAAAAGAGCGAGTTGATAAAGGACATAAGCCAATTCTCAAATGGtctcagaaaacaaaaatagttgATTACGCCATGGAATCGGTGCCATTGGAGAAGACGGCAATTTATGAAGgaaaacttcagaatattttgaaggaaaatgcAAAGAAAGATTGA
- the fipr-14 gene encoding FIP (Fungus-Induced Protein) Related (Product from WormBase gene class fipr;~Confirmed by transcript evidence), whose product MNFYSLSVFIALVFSFNAADGHRCHRRGNGEYGGGSEEVVVIGAEKPDNV is encoded by the coding sequence ATGAACTTCTATTCTCTTTCCGTCTTTATTGCTTTGGTTTTCTCTTTCAACGCCGCTGATGGGCACAGATGTCACAGAAGAGGAAACGGTGAATATGGAGGTGGAAGTGAAGAAGTCGTTGTTATTGGAGCCGAGAAACCAGATAATGTCTAA